One segment of Trichlorobacter ammonificans DNA contains the following:
- the malQ gene encoding 4-alpha-glucanotransferase — protein MTRQRRAGVLLHPTSLPGSNGIGTLGVELRGFLEFLAAGGFSLWQVLPLTPPAAGNSPYSAYSAFAGNHLLIDLEQLVREGDLAAERLQGADFPAERVDFERVVPWKEALLQEAAERFFARNDSERLAEFWQFCDSTYWLHDYALFRALKVQYKGRPWTRWPTDLARRVPEALECASRKLGPAIGAEKYRQWQFFRQWRQVREWAEELKIGIVGDLPIFVAHDSADVWCNREQFLLDERGKPLAVAGVPPDYFSATGQLWGNPLYNWPVMEQRGFDWWVARIRQMTDLFDLVRIDHFRGFAAAWQVGARERTAKNGSWVAGPGFSFFEAVRAAIGNLPFIAEDLGVITPDVEALRDGFGLPGMKILQFAFDSDAANPYLPHNHHPATVVYTGTHDNDTSQGWLDSLDSRIERRIRDYLGKEHPIVIDDLIRMTLMSVADIAVIPFQDLFGLSTGARMNRPGTAFGNWEWRFSADLPLRERVPLVREYLERYGRLNTA, from the coding sequence ATGACCCGACAACGGCGTGCGGGGGTGCTGCTTCATCCCACGTCACTTCCCGGCAGCAACGGTATCGGCACCCTAGGGGTCGAGTTGCGCGGTTTTCTGGAGTTCCTTGCCGCAGGCGGCTTTTCCCTCTGGCAGGTGCTGCCGCTGACACCGCCGGCTGCCGGCAACTCTCCCTATTCCGCCTACTCGGCTTTTGCCGGCAACCACCTGCTGATCGACCTTGAGCAGCTGGTGCGGGAGGGGGATCTGGCGGCGGAGCGGTTGCAGGGGGCTGATTTCCCGGCAGAGCGGGTCGATTTCGAGCGCGTGGTTCCCTGGAAGGAAGCCCTGCTGCAGGAGGCGGCCGAACGTTTTTTTGCCCGGAATGACTCCGAGCGTCTGGCCGAATTCTGGCAGTTCTGCGACAGTACTTACTGGCTGCACGACTACGCGCTGTTTCGTGCCCTGAAAGTGCAGTACAAGGGGCGACCCTGGACCCGCTGGCCCACCGACCTGGCCCGCCGCGTGCCGGAAGCGCTGGAGTGCGCCTCCCGGAAGCTGGGACCGGCCATTGGGGCCGAGAAGTACCGGCAGTGGCAGTTCTTCCGGCAGTGGCGACAGGTGCGGGAGTGGGCGGAGGAGTTGAAGATCGGCATCGTGGGTGACCTGCCGATTTTTGTGGCCCATGATTCGGCGGACGTCTGGTGCAACCGGGAACAGTTTCTGCTGGATGAGCGGGGCAAGCCGCTGGCGGTGGCCGGGGTTCCCCCGGACTATTTCAGTGCCACGGGGCAGTTGTGGGGCAACCCGCTCTACAACTGGCCAGTGATGGAGCAGCGGGGGTTTGACTGGTGGGTCGCCCGCATCCGTCAGATGACCGACCTCTTTGACCTGGTGCGGATCGACCATTTTCGCGGTTTTGCCGCTGCCTGGCAGGTGGGGGCGCGGGAACGGACCGCGAAGAACGGTTCCTGGGTGGCTGGGCCGGGATTCAGCTTTTTTGAAGCAGTGCGCGCTGCCATAGGCAACCTGCCGTTCATCGCCGAGGACCTGGGAGTGATCACGCCGGACGTGGAGGCGCTGCGGGATGGTTTCGGGCTGCCCGGCATGAAGATTCTTCAGTTTGCCTTTGATTCCGATGCCGCCAACCCGTATCTGCCCCATAACCACCACCCCGCCACGGTGGTCTATACCGGCACCCACGACAACGATACCAGCCAGGGGTGGCTGGACAGCCTCGACAGCCGGATCGAACGGCGTATTCGTGACTACCTGGGCAAGGAACACCCGATCGTCATCGATGACCTGATCCGGATGACCCTGATGTCGGTGGCCGATATCGCGGTCATCCCGTTCCAGGATCTGTTCGGACTTTCGACGGGAGCCCGCATGAACCGGCCGGGGACGGCTTTTGGCAACTGGGAGTGGCGCTTTTCTGCGGACCTGCCGTTGCGGGAGCGGGTGCCGCTTGTCAGGGAGTATCTGGAACGGTACGGCAGGCTGAATACTGCTTGA
- a CDS encoding YceD family protein: MKVKTEHIRETVRQFVFQEAAAAFPMLAEMEEAGECRFTGPVSVELTAGREMDHYRVEGTLSVPLSLTCSRCLAEFGQVVSSQFTIFFREGRGEEQAEEHEVELAERDLVSAIFQGDEIDLLPEIGEQVALTVPLKPLCSESCKGLCPSCGVDRNTTVCTCSQEPKLSKFSALKDFKVR, translated from the coding sequence ATGAAAGTCAAAACCGAACATATCAGGGAAACGGTTCGGCAGTTTGTCTTTCAGGAGGCTGCGGCCGCCTTTCCGATGCTGGCGGAGATGGAAGAGGCCGGCGAGTGTCGTTTTACCGGTCCGGTCAGTGTGGAGCTGACCGCCGGCCGGGAAATGGATCACTATCGGGTGGAAGGAACGTTGTCGGTGCCGCTTTCCTTGACCTGTTCCCGCTGTCTGGCGGAGTTCGGGCAGGTCGTGTCCTCGCAGTTCACCATTTTTTTTCGTGAGGGCCGGGGGGAGGAGCAGGCTGAAGAGCACGAGGTGGAACTGGCTGAACGGGACTTGGTTTCCGCCATCTTTCAGGGGGACGAGATCGACCTGTTGCCGGAGATCGGCGAGCAGGTGGCCCTGACCGTACCGCTGAAGCCGCTCTGCAGCGAGTCCTGCAAGGGGTTGTGTCCTTCCTGCGGGGTTGATCGTAATACCACGGTCTGCACCTGCAGCCAGGAGCCGAAGCTTTCCAAGTTTTCCGCCTTGAAGGATTTCAAGGTGCGCTAG
- the rpmF gene encoding 50S ribosomal protein L32: MAVPKKKTSKSRKNMRRAHDFMTAPSLSVCPQCNEAKMPHRACPSCGTYKGKQVAGAEKKA; the protein is encoded by the coding sequence ATGGCAGTACCCAAGAAGAAAACCTCCAAATCCCGCAAGAACATGCGGCGTGCCCATGATTTCATGACCGCCCCCAGTCTGTCCGTCTGCCCGCAGTGCAATGAGGCCAAAATGCCGCACCGCGCCTGCCCTTCCTGTGGAACCTACAAGGGCAAGCAGGTTGCCGGTGCTGAAAAGAAAGCCTGA
- the plsX gene encoding phosphate acyltransferase PlsX, whose amino-acid sequence MRVAVDAMGGDNAPAVEVEGAVAAAREFGIAVTLVGDELRLRQCLATYPTAGLDIDIHHASEVVGMHDSASDAVRRKRNSSVRLAFELVSEGKACAAVSAGNSGATMAAGMFVLKRISGIERPAIAQVFPTLQGKTLVLDVGGNVDCKPTHLAQFAIMGQVYAKYAMGIDNPRIGLLSNGEEDSKGNDLTRETNAILRQTSLNYAGYVEGRDIFKGTVEVVVCDGFVGNVVLKLSEGLAEATGTMLKREIMGDMIAKMGYLFMRGAFNRFKKTVDYAEYGGAPLIGINGVGMICHGGSNAKAIKNAIRFAHEYATSGVTQRIAETLSENYGALFLRSGNGAPTVSS is encoded by the coding sequence ATGAGAGTTGCCGTTGATGCAATGGGAGGAGACAATGCCCCGGCCGTAGAGGTTGAAGGGGCTGTTGCCGCTGCCCGCGAATTCGGCATTGCCGTTACGCTGGTGGGTGATGAGCTGCGGCTGCGCCAGTGCTTGGCCACGTATCCCACCGCAGGACTCGATATCGACATCCACCATGCCAGCGAAGTGGTGGGAATGCACGATTCCGCCTCCGACGCAGTGCGCAGGAAACGCAATTCGTCGGTGCGGCTTGCCTTCGAGCTGGTCAGCGAGGGCAAGGCCTGTGCTGCGGTCAGTGCCGGCAACTCCGGCGCCACCATGGCGGCGGGGATGTTCGTGCTGAAGCGGATCAGCGGCATCGAACGCCCCGCCATCGCCCAGGTATTTCCCACCCTGCAGGGGAAAACCCTGGTGCTGGACGTGGGAGGGAACGTGGACTGCAAGCCGACCCACTTGGCCCAGTTCGCCATCATGGGACAGGTGTACGCCAAGTATGCCATGGGGATCGACAACCCCCGTATCGGGCTCCTTTCCAATGGTGAAGAGGACTCCAAGGGGAACGATCTCACCCGCGAGACCAACGCCATTCTGCGCCAGACCTCCCTCAACTATGCCGGTTACGTCGAAGGACGCGACATTTTCAAGGGAACGGTTGAGGTGGTGGTCTGCGACGGCTTTGTGGGGAACGTGGTGCTGAAGCTCTCCGAAGGGCTGGCCGAGGCCACCGGCACCATGCTCAAGCGGGAGATCATGGGTGACATGATCGCCAAGATGGGCTACCTTTTCATGCGCGGGGCCTTCAACCGTTTCAAGAAGACCGTGGATTACGCCGAATACGGCGGCGCCCCCCTGATCGGCATCAACGGGGTGGGGATGATCTGCCATGGCGGTTCCAATGCCAAGGCGATCAAGAACGCCATCCGCTTTGCCCACGAGTACGCCACCAGCGGTGTGACCCAGCGGATTGCGGAAACGCTGTCCGAAAACTACGGCGCCCTGTTCCTCCGCTCCGGTAACGGAGCCCCCACCGTTTCATCGTAA
- the fabD gene encoding ACP S-malonyltransferase, translating into MSTTAFLFPGQGSQYAGMGKELAAEFAVARQTFEEADEALGFKLSALCFNGPEEDLKLTFNTQPAILVTSIAALRVVKQETGLSAACVAGHSLGEYSALVCSGALSLADAARTVRARGTFMQEAVPVGVGAMAAMLSIEADELAAICAEAAQGEVVAPANFNSPGQIVIAGHATAVNRAIEIAKGKGYRKAMLLPVSAPFHCSLMQPAADRLTAVLEQVAVQELAVPVITNVEATANRDAGRVRQLLVAQVCAPVRWEQSVQEMGRLGITRCIEIGPGKVLSGLVKRISKEISTVSVEDTATLKALTAA; encoded by the coding sequence ATGAGTACAACCGCTTTTCTGTTTCCCGGCCAGGGGTCCCAGTATGCCGGTATGGGCAAGGAGCTGGCGGCTGAGTTTGCCGTGGCCCGCCAGACTTTTGAAGAGGCCGACGAGGCCTTGGGGTTCAAGCTGTCCGCTCTCTGCTTCAACGGCCCGGAAGAGGACCTGAAGCTGACCTTCAATACCCAGCCGGCCATTCTGGTGACCAGTATCGCGGCGCTCAGGGTGGTGAAGCAGGAAACCGGGCTGTCAGCAGCCTGCGTGGCGGGTCATTCCCTGGGGGAGTATTCGGCACTGGTCTGCAGCGGCGCATTGTCGCTGGCGGATGCCGCCCGGACCGTACGCGCCCGGGGCACCTTCATGCAGGAGGCGGTACCGGTGGGGGTCGGCGCCATGGCCGCCATGCTCTCCATCGAGGCGGACGAGCTGGCCGCCATTTGTGCCGAAGCAGCCCAGGGCGAGGTGGTGGCTCCGGCCAACTTCAACTCCCCCGGACAGATCGTGATTGCCGGTCATGCCACGGCAGTAAACCGCGCCATTGAAATCGCCAAAGGAAAAGGGTATCGCAAGGCGATGCTGCTGCCGGTCAGCGCACCGTTCCATTGCTCCCTGATGCAGCCGGCCGCCGACCGCCTGACAGCGGTGCTGGAGCAGGTGGCCGTGCAGGAACTGGCCGTACCGGTGATCACCAACGTGGAAGCAACGGCCAACCGGGATGCCGGACGGGTACGCCAACTGCTCGTGGCACAAGTCTGTGCACCGGTGCGCTGGGAACAGTCGGTTCAGGAAATGGGCCGCCTGGGGATTACCCGCTGTATCGAGATCGGCCCCGGCAAGGTGCTTTCGGGGTTGGTCAAGCGGATTTCCAAGGAGATCAGCACGGTATCGGTGGAAGATACGGCCACCCTGAAGGCCCTGACCGCCGCCTAG
- the fabZ gene encoding 3-hydroxyacyl-ACP dehydratase FabZ: MLDINQIMSILPHRHPFLLVDRILEIEIGKRIVGLKNVTVNEPFFPGHFPGHPVMPGVLIIEAMAQVAGILAYQSDESVRDKVTYFVGIDNAKFRKPVVPGDQIRFEIEATGCKRGIWVFTAKAFVDGKLVTEAELKATFAERNS, encoded by the coding sequence ATGCTTGACATCAACCAGATCATGTCTATTCTCCCCCATCGTCATCCGTTCCTGCTGGTGGACCGCATCCTGGAGATCGAGATCGGCAAGCGGATCGTGGGGCTGAAAAACGTCACCGTCAACGAGCCGTTCTTTCCGGGCCACTTTCCGGGGCACCCGGTCATGCCGGGGGTGCTGATCATCGAAGCCATGGCCCAGGTTGCCGGCATTCTGGCGTACCAGTCCGACGAAAGCGTTCGGGACAAGGTTACCTACTTCGTCGGCATTGACAATGCCAAGTTCCGGAAGCCGGTGGTGCCGGGTGACCAAATCCGTTTCGAGATCGAGGCCACCGGTTGCAAGCGGGGAATCTGGGTCTTTACCGCCAAGGCGTTCGTTGACGGCAAGCTGGTGACCGAAGCGGAGCTGAAGGCCACCTTTGCCGAGAGAAACAGCTGA
- the fabG gene encoding 3-oxoacyl-[acyl-carrier-protein] reductase, translating to MSKDKVAVITGASRGIGRSIALALAAQGATIVAVDMDQAATEAVVAELQAAGAKALAVVGNVTVPADTERMIDAAVEAFGRVDILVNNAGITRDGLLMRMKDDEWDAVLNVNLKGAFLCTRAACKVMSKQRYGRIINIASIVGQMGNAGQANYCASKAGLIGLTKSNARELAKRNITVNAVAPGFIATAMTDALPEKVRAELTAQIPLERLGSSDDIANAVVFLASEASGYITGHVLAVNGGMYM from the coding sequence ATGTCCAAGGATAAAGTTGCCGTTATCACCGGCGCCTCGCGGGGGATTGGCCGGAGCATCGCCCTGGCCCTTGCAGCCCAGGGTGCCACCATCGTTGCCGTTGATATGGATCAGGCTGCGACCGAAGCCGTTGTTGCCGAGCTGCAGGCTGCCGGCGCCAAGGCCCTGGCGGTTGTCGGCAATGTTACCGTGCCGGCCGACACCGAGCGGATGATCGATGCTGCCGTTGAGGCCTTCGGCCGGGTGGACATCCTGGTGAACAACGCCGGCATCACCCGCGACGGCCTGTTGATGCGGATGAAGGACGACGAGTGGGATGCGGTGCTGAACGTGAACCTGAAAGGGGCGTTCCTCTGTACCCGCGCCGCCTGCAAGGTCATGAGCAAGCAGCGGTACGGCCGGATCATCAATATCGCTTCCATCGTGGGGCAGATGGGCAATGCCGGCCAGGCCAACTACTGTGCCAGCAAGGCCGGTCTGATCGGCCTCACCAAGTCCAACGCCCGGGAACTGGCCAAGCGTAACATCACGGTGAATGCCGTGGCTCCGGGCTTCATCGCCACCGCCATGACCGATGCCCTGCCGGAGAAGGTGCGGGCCGAGCTGACGGCGCAGATTCCACTGGAGCGGCTGGGCAGTTCCGATGATATTGCCAATGCCGTGGTATTCCTGGCGTCCGAAGCATCGGGGTATATTACGGGGCACGTGCTGGCGGTAAATGGCGGCATGTATATGTAG
- the acpP gene encoding acyl carrier protein, which yields MSDVAKKVKEIVAEQLGVDEDKVVNEASFMDDLGADSLDTVELVMALEEEFDIEIPDEDAEKIQTVQDAIDYITEHT from the coding sequence ATGTCCGACGTAGCAAAGAAGGTAAAAGAGATTGTTGCCGAGCAGCTTGGCGTTGACGAGGACAAGGTGGTGAACGAGGCTTCCTTCATGGATGACCTGGGTGCCGACTCCTTGGACACCGTTGAGCTGGTTATGGCGCTCGAAGAGGAGTTCGATATCGAAATTCCCGACGAGGATGCCGAGAAAATCCAGACTGTTCAGGATGCCATCGACTACATCACCGAGCATACCTGA
- the fabF gene encoding beta-ketoacyl-ACP synthase II has translation MRRVVVTGVGVVSPLGTGNQKNWDALMNGRSGIAAITRFDASALPVRIAGEVDDFEAEQFIDKKEIKKMDLFIQYAMAAAQFAMEDSGLQVTEENAERVGVLVGAGLGGLPAIEKYHVALLEGGYKKISPFFIPMLIINLAPGHISIKYGAKGPNLSSVSACATGTHSIGDAFHMIARGDADAMIAGGAEATITPLGIGGFAVMKALSDSRNDDPQRASRPFDKSRDGFIMGEGAGIVVLEEYEAAKARGAKIYAEVVGYGLTGDAYHMTAPAEGGEGAARCMKMALKNAGVAPEQVTYINAHGTSTPFNDLNETLAIKSVFGDHAAKLMVSSTKSMTGHLLGAAGGVEAVYCCMAMERSVVPPTINYEEPDPACDLDYVPNTARDAAIQYAMSNSLGFGGTNATLLFKKI, from the coding sequence ATGCGAAGAGTCGTTGTTACCGGAGTAGGGGTTGTTTCTCCGCTGGGTACGGGGAACCAGAAAAACTGGGACGCACTGATGAACGGTCGTTCGGGGATCGCGGCGATTACCAGATTTGACGCCAGTGCTCTGCCGGTGCGGATCGCCGGCGAAGTGGATGATTTCGAGGCCGAACAGTTCATCGACAAGAAAGAGATCAAGAAGATGGATCTCTTTATTCAGTACGCGATGGCAGCCGCGCAATTCGCCATGGAGGACTCGGGACTGCAGGTTACCGAGGAGAATGCGGAACGGGTCGGCGTGCTGGTGGGGGCCGGTCTCGGCGGTCTGCCGGCCATCGAGAAGTATCACGTGGCGCTGCTGGAAGGGGGATACAAGAAAATCTCTCCCTTCTTCATTCCGATGCTGATCATCAACCTTGCGCCGGGTCATATCTCCATCAAGTACGGTGCGAAGGGGCCCAACCTGTCCTCGGTGTCGGCCTGTGCCACCGGTACCCATTCCATTGGCGACGCCTTTCATATGATCGCCCGCGGCGATGCCGATGCCATGATTGCCGGCGGTGCCGAGGCAACGATTACCCCCTTGGGGATCGGCGGCTTTGCCGTGATGAAGGCGCTGTCCGACAGCAGGAACGACGACCCCCAACGGGCATCCCGTCCCTTTGACAAGAGCCGTGACGGCTTCATCATGGGGGAGGGGGCCGGTATCGTGGTGCTGGAGGAGTACGAGGCTGCCAAGGCCCGTGGCGCCAAAATCTACGCTGAAGTGGTGGGCTACGGCCTGACCGGCGATGCCTACCATATGACCGCACCGGCGGAGGGGGGAGAAGGGGCTGCCCGCTGCATGAAGATGGCCCTGAAGAACGCCGGGGTCGCTCCGGAGCAGGTAACCTATATCAATGCCCACGGCACTTCAACGCCGTTCAACGATCTGAACGAGACCCTGGCCATCAAATCGGTTTTCGGCGACCATGCCGCCAAGCTGATGGTTTCCTCCACCAAGTCCATGACCGGTCACCTGCTGGGTGCCGCCGGCGGGGTCGAGGCGGTTTACTGCTGCATGGCCATGGAGCGCAGTGTGGTGCCGCCCACCATCAACTACGAGGAACCGGACCCGGCCTGCGACCTGGACTACGTGCCCAATACGGCCCGTGATGCAGCCATCCAGTACGCCATGAGCAACTCCCTTGGCTTTGGCGGTACCAACGCCACCCTGCTGTTCAAGAAGATATGA
- the rpiB gene encoding ribose 5-phosphate isomerase B, with amino-acid sequence MKIALGSDHGGVALKQVLIQFLQERDIEVADAGTNSDESVDYPDFGERVALLVVHGEADAGIVVCGTGIGISIAANKVPGIRAALVTSPEMARLAKEHNNANVLALGGRILDDATATACVAAWLDASFEGGRHQRRLDRITALEEKSCR; translated from the coding sequence ATGAAGATAGCACTGGGAAGCGATCATGGCGGAGTTGCCCTCAAGCAGGTGCTGATCCAGTTCCTGCAGGAGCGGGACATTGAGGTTGCCGATGCCGGCACGAACAGCGACGAGTCGGTGGATTATCCCGATTTCGGCGAGCGGGTGGCCCTGCTGGTGGTGCACGGCGAGGCGGATGCCGGGATCGTGGTCTGCGGCACCGGTATCGGCATTTCCATTGCCGCCAACAAGGTGCCGGGAATCAGGGCAGCCCTGGTGACCTCTCCCGAGATGGCGCGGCTGGCCAAGGAGCATAACAATGCCAACGTGCTGGCCCTGGGGGGGCGCATTCTTGATGATGCCACGGCAACGGCCTGCGTTGCTGCCTGGCTTGACGCCTCCTTCGAGGGGGGGCGCCATCAACGGCGTCTGGACAGGATAACCGCTCTGGAAGAGAAAAGCTGCCGTTAG
- the glyA gene encoding serine hydroxymethyltransferase: MSVLATFDPEIAAAIRHETERQEYNLELIASENFVSEAVLEAQGSVMTNKYAEGYPGKRYYGGCHHVDVAEQLAIDRAKELFGAEHANVQPHSGSQANMAVFNAVCQPGDTILGMNLSHGGHLTHGSPVNFSGRFYKVVPYGVSPDTETIDYAEVERLAEEHRPKMIIVGASAYPRILDFAAFRAIADKVGAVVMVDMAHIAGLVAAGVHPSPIPYAEFVTTTTHKTLRGPRGGMILCREEFAKTLNSQIFPGIQGGPLMHVIAAKAVAFKEALQPEFKQYQQQIVKNAKVLSEALIKRGFKLTSGGTDNHLMLINFTGTEITGKAAEEALDKAGITVNKNTVPFETRSPFVTSGIRIGTPACTTHGLKEAEMEQVAGFIADAVANIGNDGKLGEVKQRVNELMKRFPLYAARLK, translated from the coding sequence ATGTCAGTACTAGCTACGTTTGATCCGGAAATCGCCGCGGCGATCCGTCACGAAACCGAACGTCAGGAGTATAACCTCGAGCTGATTGCCTCCGAAAACTTCGTCTCCGAAGCGGTGCTGGAGGCCCAGGGATCGGTGATGACCAACAAGTATGCCGAAGGGTATCCGGGCAAGCGGTACTACGGCGGCTGTCACCATGTGGATGTGGCGGAGCAGTTGGCCATCGACCGGGCCAAGGAACTGTTCGGCGCCGAGCATGCCAACGTCCAGCCCCATTCCGGCTCCCAGGCCAACATGGCAGTATTCAACGCCGTCTGCCAGCCCGGCGATACGATTCTGGGGATGAATCTTTCCCACGGCGGCCACCTGACCCACGGCAGCCCGGTCAACTTCTCCGGCCGGTTCTACAAGGTGGTTCCCTACGGCGTCTCCCCGGATACCGAGACCATCGACTATGCCGAGGTGGAGCGCCTAGCGGAAGAGCACCGTCCCAAGATGATCATCGTAGGGGCCAGCGCCTATCCCCGGATTCTCGATTTCGCCGCATTCCGGGCCATTGCCGACAAGGTGGGGGCCGTGGTGATGGTGGATATGGCCCACATCGCCGGTCTGGTTGCCGCCGGGGTACATCCCAGCCCGATTCCCTACGCCGAGTTCGTGACCACCACCACCCACAAGACCCTGCGCGGGCCCCGGGGAGGGATGATTCTGTGCCGTGAGGAGTTTGCCAAGACCCTCAACTCGCAGATTTTCCCCGGTATCCAGGGGGGACCGCTGATGCATGTGATCGCTGCCAAGGCGGTGGCGTTCAAGGAGGCGCTGCAGCCGGAATTCAAACAATATCAGCAGCAGATCGTGAAGAACGCCAAGGTGCTGTCGGAAGCCCTGATCAAGCGCGGCTTCAAGCTTACCTCCGGCGGTACCGACAACCACCTGATGCTGATCAACTTCACCGGCACCGAGATCACCGGCAAGGCAGCGGAAGAAGCGCTGGACAAGGCCGGTATCACGGTCAACAAAAACACGGTGCCGTTCGAAACCCGCTCACCCTTCGTTACTTCCGGTATCCGGATCGGTACGCCGGCCTGCACCACCCACGGCCTGAAAGAAGCGGAAATGGAGCAGGTCGCCGGTTTCATTGCCGACGCCGTCGCCAATATCGGCAATGACGGAAAACTGGGCGAGGTCAAGCAGCGGGTGAATGAGCTGATGAAGCGGTTTCCGCTCTACGCGGCGCGCCTGAAATAA
- a CDS encoding sugar phosphate isomerase/epimerase family protein yields MQISLSSGSLFTLPVQRACELAVAAGFDGVELIINQEFQRAYPERLVRSLQAIAPINSIHAPFMPLDGWGGPIESLRLSVELAAETGIPLVNFHPPSWLGLEIGFWRWLYKIQDFQKEIGLDGQVLITIENMPWVGPFGMNPHILSATQDMINFIQEHNLYLTFDTTHMGSGHANFIEDFYQFYNSGRIRNIHFSDYGYGQEHLVPGRGYLPITRFLNHLQHTDYQGCLTFEMSPHEFPKNERMILQGLTELLVYARIETGQLPAEAMRAFERLPDGVPGEACDGDATDQMQGG; encoded by the coding sequence GTGCAGATATCTCTCTCCAGCGGCTCGCTGTTTACCCTGCCGGTGCAGCGAGCCTGCGAACTTGCGGTGGCGGCAGGATTCGACGGTGTGGAATTGATCATCAACCAGGAATTCCAGCGGGCCTACCCGGAGCGTTTGGTACGCTCTCTCCAGGCAATCGCGCCGATCAATTCCATTCATGCGCCATTCATGCCCCTCGACGGCTGGGGTGGTCCCATTGAGTCGCTCAGGCTCAGCGTCGAACTGGCAGCGGAAACCGGGATTCCGCTGGTCAACTTCCATCCCCCCTCGTGGCTGGGACTCGAAATCGGTTTCTGGCGCTGGCTGTACAAGATTCAGGACTTTCAGAAGGAGATCGGGCTGGACGGTCAGGTATTGATCACCATCGAAAACATGCCCTGGGTCGGCCCCTTTGGCATGAATCCCCACATCCTGTCGGCAACCCAGGATATGATCAACTTCATCCAGGAACATAACCTTTACCTGACCTTCGATACTACCCATATGGGATCGGGGCATGCCAACTTCATCGAGGACTTCTACCAGTTCTACAACTCAGGTCGTATTCGCAATATCCACTTTTCCGACTACGGCTACGGCCAGGAGCATCTGGTGCCGGGACGTGGCTACCTGCCGATCACCCGTTTTCTGAATCACCTGCAGCACACCGATTATCAAGGTTGTCTTACCTTTGAAATGAGTCCCCATGAATTCCCCAAAAACGAGCGGATGATCCTGCAAGGATTGACGGAGTTGCTGGTCTACGCCCGGATAGAGACCGGCCAGTTGCCGGCGGAAGCAATGCGGGCCTTCGAACGGCTGCCCGACGGTGTGCCCGGGGAAGCATGCGATGGGGACGCAACCGACCAAATGCAAGGCGGCTGA